A window of Theropithecus gelada isolate Dixy chromosome 14, Tgel_1.0, whole genome shotgun sequence contains these coding sequences:
- the LOC112605954 gene encoding LOW QUALITY PROTEIN: caspase-1-like (The sequence of the model RefSeq protein was modified relative to this genomic sequence to represent the inferred CDS: inserted 1 base in 1 codon), protein MREETRRCLQSLETERQVQKGTVALEVACCHFAILNSYLPVESLTEDKVLTEKRKLLIRSLGEGTINGXLGELFETRVLSQEEIEIVKCENATVMDKARALLDSVIRKGAPACQIRVTYICEEDSHLAVTLRLSAGPTSGNHLTTEDSQLVPLAAPQAVPVWGNPAMPTSSGSGRSVKLCSLDEAKRIWKEKSTEIYPIMDKSSRTRLALIICSEEFDSLSKRTGAEVDIIGITMLLQNLGYKVDVKRNLTALIMFVGDIPQKAVFIMKLVEHLQEYAHSCDVEEIFHRFDFHLSSQMIKHRCPALKGLLRQDVSTSSQDIKIRKLYECLWAVMCIWSGVWEG, encoded by the exons ATGAGAGAAGAAACTAGAAGATGCTTGCAGTCTTTAGAAACAGAAAGGCAAGTCCAGAAAGGAACTGTGGCTTTAGAAGTAGCCTGCTGTCATTTTGCAATCTTAAACTCTTACTTACCTGTTGAAAGTCTGACGGAGG ACAAAGTCCTGACGGAGAAGAGAAAGCTGTTAATCCGTTCTTTGGGTGAAGGTACAATAAATG TACTGGGTGAATTATTCGAGACAAGGGTGCTGAGCCAGGAAGAGATAGAGATAGTAAAATGTGAAAATGCTACAGTTATGGATAAGGCCCGAGCTTTGCTTGACTCTGTTATTCGGAAAGGGGCTCCAGCATGCCAAATTCGTGTCACATACATTTGTGAAGAAGACAGTCACCTGGCAGTGACGCTGCGACTCTCAGCAG gTCCAACATCTGGAAATCACCTTACTACAGAAGATTCTCAACTAGTAC CTCTTGCAGCTCCTCAGGCAGTGCCAGTGTGGGGCAACCCTGCTATGCCTACATCCTCAGGCTCAGGAAGAAGCGTCAAGCTTTGCTCCCTAGACGAAGCTAAAAGGATATGGAAAGAAAAGTCGACAGAG ATTTATCCAATAATGGACAAGTCAAGTCGCACACGTCTTGCTCTCATTATCTGCAGTGAAGAGTTTGACAGTCTTTCTAAAAGAACAGGAGCTGAGGTTGACATCATAGGCATAACGATGCTGCTACAAAATCTGGGGTACAAGGTAGATGTGAAAAGAAATCTCACTGCTTTG ATAATGTTTGTTGGGGACATCCCGCAAAAGgctgtttttattatgaaactgGTTGAACATCTGCAAGAATATGCCCATTCCTGTGATGTGGAGGAAATTTTCCACAG GTTCGACTTTCATTTGAGCAGCCAGATGATAAAGCACAGATGCCCAGCACTGAAAGGGTTACTTCGACAAGATGTTTCTACCTCTTCCCAGGACATTAAAATAAGGAAGCTGTATGAATGTCTCTGGGCAGTTATGTGTATATGGTCGGGAGTGTGGGAAGGTTGA